A single genomic interval of Electrophorus electricus isolate fEleEle1 chromosome 2, fEleEle1.pri, whole genome shotgun sequence harbors:
- the btg1 gene encoding protein BTG1 has protein sequence MHTLCARGTMKPEISAAVGFLSRFLRVKGHVNDRQLQTFSQTLQDMLAEQYKHHWFPDRPCKGSGYRCIRINHKMDPLVGQAGQRIGLSIQQLYLLLPSELTLWVDPFEVSYRIGEDGSICVLYESQPAATSAPAGTGSSVSSAPPLVDSHISCKEELLVLSRTSPAKPYMMTVSS, from the exons ATGCATACGCTTTGTGCTCGGGGGACGATGAAGCCTGAGATAAGCGCCGCCGTCGGATTCCTCTCGAGATTCCTGCGGGTAAAAGGACATGTGAACGACCGACAGCTACAGACCTTTAGCCAGACCCTACAGGATATGCTGGcag AGCAGTACAAGCACCACTGGTTCCCCGACCGTCCCTGCAAGGGTTCAGGCTACCGCTGCATCCGCATCAACCACAAGATGGACCCGCTGGTGGGCCAGGCCGGCCAGCGCATCGGCCTGAGCATCCAGCAGCTCTACCTGCTGCTGCCCAGCGAGCTAACGCTCTGGGTCGACCCCTTCGAGGTTTCCTATCGCATCGGGGAGGACGGCTCCATCTGCGTGCTGTACGAGTCGCAGCCTGCTGCCACCTCTGCCCCTGCTGGGACGGGCAGCTCCGTCTCATCGGCGCCCCCTCTGGTGGACAGTCACATCAGCTGCAAGGAGGAACTGCTGGTGCTGAGCCGCACCAGCCCGGCCAAGCCCTACATGATGACCGTGTCCAGTTAA